CTGCGGCGGACGAAGAATCTGGCTTAAGTCACATCTGTTTCCTCCAAATTCTTCGATTCAGTCCTTAGAAACACGGCAAGAAGAAGGCCGTATCCTTCAGGAGCGACGGACCCTGCGTGAACGGTAATTGGTGGAAGAGACAACAGCTAAGTGGGAATCCCGCACTCAGTATCGGGCAGGATGCCCAGTTCCATTTCTCCAACTACTCACGTGGTGCCTTCTCCGGAGTGCCATAGGCACGACAGACTCCAGCCTGGGGTGAGATTCGCGTCCCAAACGCGAATCGATACCCCAGGTTCCAGCCCACGCCCAACGTGAGCCCTGTAAGGGCGAAAGCAACTTAGTAGTCTGCTTCTTAGGGGTTCGCCTGAGGCGGACGTAAAACATGGCTTCAAGGACGTGTTTCTCTGCCACTTTCCCCGCTGTATCTAGAATGACAAAAGACAATGTCCGCCTGGACGAGCGGAAAGTTGACTATCGCGATACGCCTTAAGCGATACTTGGTCCGCAAGAGATATCTACTCGTACAAGGCGCATACCCATGCACATAGACGACACTTGGCAACAGCCTCCCAACGAACTCACGCTTGTCGTTGGCGATGTTCACGTGTGGCGTGTGGTATTCGAACGCTTTACCGCCAGGCAGGACTCGTTTCTATCCGTCCTCAATGAAGACGAACGTGAGCGCGCGGATCGATTCCATTTCGAATCGGGACGCTCGCAGTACGTCGTTACGCGCGCGGCACTTCGCATGACGTTGTCGCGATACACCGGCATTGAAGCCCAATCGCTCGAATTCGAGTACAGCACCCACGGCAAACCCTCCTTGAAGGGCGATGGGCCGCCGCAATTCAATGTCGCGCACTCCGGTGGTTTGGCTCTAATTGCGGTTACAAAAGAAGGGCTGATTGGCGTCGATGTGGAAGCGCGCCGGCGCGACTTCGCCGGTCAGCGTATTGCGAATCGCTTCTTCTCCGCGCGCGAAGCGGGAGCGCTGCGCAATCTGCCCACTGACCAGCAGGAACAAGGTTTTTTGAACTGCTGGACGCGCAAGGAAGCCTACATCAAGGCGCGGGGAGAAGGACTATCCTGCCCGCTGGATTCGTTCGATGTAACGTTGGCGCCCGGCGAACCGGCTCGCTTGCTTAATGTCAAAGGCGATCCCAACGAAGCGGCGAATTGGAATCTATGCGCTCTGCCAATGGACGACGGTATTGCGGCGGCTGTCGCCCTGCGAGGACCCCTGGAAAACGTGTGCTGTTGGGATTGGACCGACAGCACCTAGCTTCTATTTCTACTCGGGCTTCAGTCGTATGCTCTGAGCATTCATAACCGCATAGCTTGCCATTTTCTCTGGCTTGATGGTGATCGTATGCTTGCCTGCCGGGATGTCCGTCTTGCCCAATGCCACCGCTTTGTAATCCTTCCAGGTACCTGTTCCCGCGACGGAACCTTCGGCGACTTGCTGGTCATCAAGCAGTATTGCGAACTGACTTCCGGCGGCGCTGTTCTCGCATGAGTAAGTGAGCTCGATTCCGAACGAACCGGCCTTCTCGATTTCAATCGTCCAATTCACGGTATCCGCGGGATTGGTCCAGAATCCGATGTCGTCCACCTTGTGTCCATCGGTCTGGTAGCGGGCCGTATCGCCATGAATAGTCGCATCAACTGCATGCAGCACGAACTCGCCGTTTGTCCCCGCAAGTATCGGCGACTCCACCACGGACGGCGTTCCTTCGATCTCCAGCGCCACTACCGACGCGATCGCGTCGGGTGCCGCCGCTGGCACATGCACGGTAACGCGATCGTCTCCCTTCACGGTCTTGAGTGGCGCGTGTTCTGAGTCGGACAGCAGATCGGCCTTCTTCACCGCGTTCGTCAGCCCCGGCACAACAAGTTCCCCGCTGGACGGCCAATCGAACACGTGAAGATACAAAACGCCGGGCTTGCTTGTGCAACGGCCCCACGGCAATCGCCGGAACGGACTCGCGGTCGTGCCGTAGATGCTCTCGCCATTCACACGCATCCAATCCCCCATCGCCTTCAATCGCTCGACACTCGCCTCCGGAATCAGACCTTCCGCAGTCGGCCCCACATTCAACAGAAAGTTGCCGCCCTTGCTTACAATGTCGATCAACTTCCGGATCAGATCTTCCTTGGACTTCCAATTCGCATCGCCGGACTTGTACCCCCACGTGTCGTTCATCGTCATGCAGACTTCCCAATCGCGATTGGGAATGCCCGTTGGCGGAATGTACTGCTCGGGCGTGTCGTAGTCCTGCGGAATCTGAATGCGGTTGTTGATGATGATATTGGGCTGTATGCCGCGAATCATGGAGACGACTTCGTTGGAACGCAACTCATCCGGTTTGTGTTCCCAACCTCCGTCAAACCAAATGATGCCGATGGGTCCGTACTTGGTGAGCAGTTCTTTGAGTTGACCTTCCATATAGTCGATGTACCGGTTCAGATCCGCCCCATCTTTCGGACGCGTATCCCACGGGCGTGGGCTTCCTTCCCCGCGCGGAAGATAATCGGGGTGATGCCAGTCGAGAATGGAGTGATACCAGCACATGGTCATGTCTTCGCGTCTCACCGCATCGGACAGCTCTTTCATGATGTCGCGCTTAAACGGCGTACTCATGACATCGTAGTCCGTGAGCGCGCTGTCGAATAGACAGAATCCGTCGTGGTGCTTGCTCGTGATGACGACATATTTCATCCCCGCATCTTTCGCCAGTTTTGCCCATTCGTCCGCGTTGAACTTAACGGGATTGAACTCGTGAATGAGCGGTTCGTAGTCGGCGACAGGGATCTTTCCGTTGAACATGATCCATTCACCCGCACTTTCCACGGGTTTGCCTTTCCAAACACCCGCCGGAACCGCGTAGAGTCCCCAATGGATGAACATGCCGAACTTGGCTTCGCGCCACCATGCCATGCGCGCGTCGCGTTGCTCTTTGGTTTCCTCCTGCGCGTGAGATGCGCCTGTGAGAATCATGGACGCGACGATTGCCAACGAGGCCAGACAGAACAGATCTCTCCGGATGCGATTCAACATGGTCCGTCTCCCAGGATTGCCTTGCGTTTATGCTTTCACGACCACGTTTGCCGCGTGGCCAACTCAATACTGTTACCGGCGGGGTCGCGGAAGTATATCGAGTGGCCACCGTTGGGCCAGTCGATTTCCGTTTCGATACGCACGCCCGCTTCACTCAGGCGCACCCGCCAAGATTCCAGCGCTTCCGGTTTCACTTCAAACGCGGCATGCCCCGGCCCCGTCGCGCCATGCACCGGAAAGGGCGTCCCCTCCACGGATGTCGCTTCGGGATTGAACACAAGAAACATGCCTTTACCACAACGGAAAAAGACGTGACGCCCTTCCATCTTCGCATAGACTTCAAGGCCAATCACGTCACAATAGAAATGCTCCGCCGCTTCCAGATCGGCAGCGTAGACGCACGTCTCAAGAATGCCTTCAAGTCGTGGCATTGCCATCATCCTGCGTTGAGGTCTTCTATGAACCTTGTCTCGGGGGTCAGCATGTCCGGCTTAACGTCCAGCTTCGTAGCGATCATGTAAATGAGCGTGGTCCAAATTTCCTGATCGTCTCTTTCCTGCACGGGGACGGCAAGTTCGCTTCGAGTGCTGTTGATGACTACAGATCGGGTCGTTATGCAACTGGAAGGCACATAGCGCGCGAACGGAAGCGTGAGTTCATCAAGAATTAACAAAAACAACGGTGTGCAGAATGCGACAATCAGGAGGCCTACGAATAGGCCGCCAACGAATTCGCAGAAAGAACCTGCCGTAGCGATTATAACAATGGCTATTGGCATAAGTGTCAGCGCAAAGACCAGAGTTAAACCAGCGTTCAGCCAGTCAATAAGGCGAGGCCGTGCCAACTGCGGCAGTCCGTGGCCGAGCGACATCTCTAGTTCTTTCCACGCCTTACGTCTTTTCCTTCGCGGAACCAGTGTCTCCAGTGGTGTGTCCAGCGAGATCTCGCGTGTACTCTTCCCCGAGATTTCGGCTAAGGCTGAGCGGGTTTTCAAGAATGAGGCAAGCCTGCGGCACTTGTGATAAGGACGAGTCGCAACCTGATCGCAGATCCACGCATACAGACTACCTACGGTCCGATAGTCGATAAACCCGTCGTTATCCATCCGGACGTCGAACTCTTCTTCGACGGCCATGATGAGTTCCGTGAGCTCCAATCCCATAGGGAATGACTCCTTACCGGTTGGCGGGCAAGGACGGAGTCCCTACCCTATGACGGAAACAGATACTCGATCAATGGCTCCACTTCGCTGAAGTCCGAGACAAGTATATCCGCGCCTGCCTTCGTGAGACGATCCACTTTTTCTTCGTTCCAGCCATACCCGCGCAATTCATCCGAGCAAACACCCACGGAAACACAGCCATGCTCGTGAGCCAAGCGAATCTCTACCGGCCCATCGCCGACCACCAGTACTTCGGTGCCGTGCAGGTCGTGCTGCGCAATGATGTTCTTGATGATCTTCTCTTTGTTGCTTTCCTGGTAGGTGCGGAGCGCTCCCCAAATCTCTGTGAAATACTGCGCCGCGCCAACGAGCCTCGACTCGTTCTGCACGTCTTCAATATCGGTGCCGCTGAAGATATACATCTCCAGCCCCCGGTCGTAGAGCGCTTTCACAAATTCCAGCGAACCCTTCACGACCACTTCTCCCACGGGCAAATCACCGGTCTGCAAGCGAGCGATGCGTTCCTTCACGCGCACCATCAACCGATCGTTGTAGATCGCCTTGTAGCCGTGCGCGTCGAGTATCTTCTCTTCCGGAACAAACCCATAGTCGCGCACCATCTTGACGAGATGTTCCATCTGCAGGATCGTGTTGATGCCCGTCGACTCGGCGATGTAGTCCTCGACTGCTTTCTCAATCTCCGGTGTGTGCGGATGATCGCCGCAGATCATCTCCACGCAGAGCGGCCCCATAACCTGCTGCCAGCCTTCGCGCAACAGGCTGACAGTGCCGTCGAAATCGAAGAGTCCGTATTTGAACTTTCCCCGCTTGGTTTCGCGAAGAATTCGAATGTCGGTTCCGGGAATGTACTGAGTCGTCATTATTCATCCACCACAATTTCCACCAGCGCATGCACGGGATAGCCGCTCAGCCGCTCGCGTCCCCCAAGGGGTAGTAACTCGATTACAAACGCAATTTCCACTATCTCCGCCCCCAGACGTTCCACCATGTTGGCTACAGCCTTCATGGTCCCGCCGGTGGCGAGCAAATCGTCAATCAAAATCGTCCGGTCGCCCTTCTTCAAGGCGTCCGCATGAATCTCCAACACGGCCGTGCCGTATTCGAGCTCATACTCTTCGCAAATCGTGTCCGCCGGAAGCTTACCCTTCTTGCGCGCCGGAACAAACGGTACGTCCATTGCATACGCAAGTGCTGCCCCAAAAATGAAGCCCCGCGCTTCCGCGCCCACGATCGCCGTAATACCCTTGCCGCCATACCGCTTCTTCCAGCCATCGATGATGTACTTGAACGCCTCCGGATACTGGAGCAACGTCGTCACATCCTTGAACTGAATTCCCGGCTTGGGAAAATCCGGCACATTGCGGATCAGCGGGACAAGGTCCATTACTTCTGTCTCCTTCGGTGCATGGTTTGCATACCGCGCCCCGCGAATGGGGACGTGCATCTTGCAGCGTTACCGTTCAATGCGATGCCGCGCTACGGCCCAAAATCCTCCGCGCGCTCACCTACAAACTTGCGAAGCCTTCGCATCACATCGTTCTCGATTTGACGAATACGCTCACGCGTCAGATTAAACCGGCGCCCCGTTTGTTCCAACGTGTGGGCGCGCCCGTCCATCAACCCGTAGCGGTACCGGATAATATTCTGTTCGCGGGGCGTCAACTGCTTCATGATCTCTTCGAGCTGCTGATCCAGCTCGATTTGCGCGATCGCATCGTCCATGCGGCGCGGTTCCATGTTCTCGGGAATGCCGCGTCCATTGTCATCGCTGGTTGTCTCAAGGTTGTCCAGCGGCGAGATATCGTCCACGAACGACTGCAGTTTGCGCGCTTCCGCCACCTTGATGCCCATCGCCGTTGCAATCTCTTCGGGGTCGGGGCGTTTGCCGGTCCGGATATAGAGTTCCTCGGCCGTCTTCTTATAACGCGAGACGTTATCCGTCACGTACACGGGTATACGCACCGTGCGCCCATAGTTGGACAAGGCCCGCGTGATAGCCTGACGGATCCACCACGTCGCATAGGTGGAAAACTTGCAGCCGCGGCCCGGATCGTACCGGTCGACCGCCTTCATCAACCCGAGGTTACCCTCTTCGATGAGATCCTGGAGCTGCAAACCGTAGTAGAGGTACTTCTTCGCGATACTCACCACCAAGCGGAGGTTCGACACTATGAGTTTTTTGCGCGCTTCGCCTTCGCCGCGCTGTGCCGCCTCGGCCAGTCGTATCTCTTCGGAAGCGGACAAAAGTGGAATACGAGAGATCTCGGCGAGGTACGCACTTAATCCGGTCTCTCGTGTATCCGCCATTGGTCTCTCTTCTTGGTAGTGGGGACGAGCCTGCGGCAACTCCGTCGGCTCTCAAAACACAACGGTTCCCAACGCTTCATTCTACTGGAGTTACGAGGATCGTTCAAGAAATGAACCGCGTTCGGTCGGCGAGACGTGAGTTGCGCTTGCGTGGACGCCCTACTCCGGCAACGGTTTGCCCTTGGTCTCGGGTGCAAGCCAAATGATTAACATTCCAACAACATAGACCAACGTGATGACAGAACCCATCTTGGCATAGTCGCCGTCGAAATACCCCACGAGCTGCCCCGCGAATACTGCCCCCAGCGCGGCAAATACGCGTCCCGCATTGAAACAGATGCCCTGTCCCGTTGCGCGCATACGCGTCGGAAAAAGCTCAGGCAAGTAAAGCGGAAACCACCCATAGAACGACGCCGTGGTCATGCCCACGAGAATAACCACGAACATGAAAAGGTAACCGAACTCCAGGCCGCCTCGAAAAAGAAACGCGCACGCCAGCAATGAACTCAAGCATAGAAGCGTGTAGGCGGGGCGGCGCCCGATGTATCCGCCGATGAGCGGGCCGACCAAGCCGCCAAAAATCGCGCCAAACGCGCTGCACATGGCAACCTGAGCCTTGGCCTCCGGATATGCGGACCCCACCATCTTGTCCACCCACACCGGAATCCACTGAACGGATGCCCATGTTCCGATCAACGCGACAGAAGCGATTAGGATCCCTAGGATTGTATTCAGAAGGTGAGCGCCGCTGAAGACATCGCGCAGGGGGGCCGAAGGTCCTTGTTTCACTGATGCCTTCCATCGCTCGGACTCAGGCACGGCCTTCACAATGAAGAACACAATCAACGCGGGCAATACCCCGACAAGCCATACCCAGCGCCACGAAGTGGGAGTGATGGGGACCACGTGTCCCAAGAATGCAACGAGAAGGTATCCTACATTGGCTGCGGCGCCGATAAGGCCCGCCATCAGCGGACGCAGCCGCTCGGGCCAACACTCCATCACCAACGCCACGCCCAGCGACCATTCGCCACCCATGCCCAACGCAGCGATCACGCGGAACAGGCCCAAGTGCCACGGCTCTGTCGCGAAGTATCCCAGTCCCGTGCAGACGGAGTAGGTGAGGATGCTGAGAGACAGTGCGCGAACGCGCCCGATTCGATCGCCAAGATAGCCGAAAACGAGACCCCCAAACGCCGCCCCCAGCAAAAACAGAGCCGTGATGTAGCCCATCCACTGCCCGACAAACGCGTCGACGTTCTCTGAGCCAACCGCACTCTGAAACATGCTCTGAAGCGCGGGCCGCGCCACGAGAGGAAACAGCCCCATCTCAAAGCCGTCGAACAGCCAACCCAGGAATGCGGCGATTAATACCAGATAGTGACTGGCGCCTACCCCCTCAGTCCCGCCGTTCGATTTAGAGATCATAGCCATTTCACGAAAGAGTACCCCATTGCACCGCGAGATTCCACAACCCGAAGTTGTCTCTATGCGGCCTTCGCGGTAGGATGAGTGTGTCCTGGTTTCACACAAACTTCGTCTTATCTGCCGCCGCCGGGCCCTTCTGAAAGGAGACCTCGTGATGCCGTTTGCCGCCGCTCCGCTTCTTGGTGTGATGATGCTCTCCGCTCCCGACGCCCCCGCAAAACCCGATGTCTTCGACCGCGTACGTCACGACTACGCCGACAACAACGGCGTGCGAATTCACTTCGCGTCCCTTGGCGAAGGTCCACTGATCATCATGATTCACGGTTTCCCTGATTTCTGGTATTCGTGGCGCTACCAAATGGACGCGCTCGCCGATCGCTTTCAGGTTGTTGCCATGGATCTGCGCGGATACAACTTGAGCGACAAGCCCGAAGGTGTCGACAACTACGCCATGCCGTTGCTCGTCGGCGATGTCCTGGCGGTTATGCAGAAGGCAGGGAAAGACAAAGCCATTGTCGTCGGCCACGACTGGGGCGGCGCGGTGGCGTGGGGCGTCGCGATGATGTACCCCGACAAGGTGGAGAAACTCGTCGTTTGCGACTTGCCGCATCCACGAGGTTTTCGCCGCGAGTTGGCCAACAATCCCAAACAACAGCGCAACAGCGCCTACGCCCGCACCTTTCAAAAAGAAGGCGCGGAATCCATGCTGACGCCCGAGAGCCTGGCGGATATTGTCGGCACGATGGACGACGCCACACGCGCCCGATACATCGAGGCATTTTCCAAGTCCGATATCGCCGCGATGCTCAATTACTACAAAGCCAACTATCCCTACGAACCCTACACAGAAGATACTTCGCCCCTCGTCAAAGTGAAGCCACCCGTGCTGATGTTTCACGGTCTTCGCGACTGGGCCCTGCTGCCCTCCATGCTGAACGACACGTGGGAATGGCTCGAGAAACCGCTTACGCTCGTTACCGTCCCCGACGCCGGACATTGGGTACAACACGACGCCCGCGACCTCGTCAGCAACACAATGCGCTGGTGGCTTACCCAGCCTTAGATCTCGGACGACACGCCAGCTTCAACACGATATCCGCAAAGCACGCATCACGCGTTCACTCGGTTGCCCCGTGATATAGTGACCAGTACCGAGCGACCGCAGGAGACAGACACGAAGGCGGACTGAACTAGGAGGGGCTGCCGTGAATCGTCGCGAGTTCTTAATGACAGCGGGTGCGGGATCGGTCTCACTTCTGGCCGCGAAGGGCGCGCATGCCCAAGAACAACCCCGCAAGCGTAACGTGCTTCTCTACGTGACCGATGATCAGGGGACCGGCGACGCCGGATGCTACGGAAGCCGCATCGCCAAGACCCCCGGCATGGACGCGCTCGCGCGCGAAGGCGTCCGCATGAACTCCGCCTATTGCACGACGCCAAGTTGCAGCCCGAGCCGCTCCGTTTTGCTGACAGGACTGCACAATCACGCGAACGGGCAATATGGCTTGGAACACTCCTACCATCACTTCGCCTCGTTTCCCAATATCAAGACCCTACCCGTATTGCTCGCAGGCGCGGGGTATCGCACGGCGTCAGCAGGAAAATTCCACGTCGCGCCCAAAGACACGTACCAGTTCCAGCAGTACATCGGCGGTCCGTCCCCCAGCGAAATGGCCGACAATTGCCTCCCATTTCTCGCCGCGCGGGATGAGGCTCCGTTCTTCCTGTATTTCTGCACAACCGAGCCACATCGCAATTTCAAGCGCGACGGAGCCGATCCGGTTCGACCAGAAAACGTCGTTGTTCCGGCTTTCCTTCCCGATACACCCGAAACACGCCTGGAATTGGCCGCGTACTACGCATCTCTACAGCGAGCCGATTCAGGTCTTGTGCGTCTGATAAAGATCCTTCACGACACAGGTCACTGGGAAGACACGCTCATCATTTGTTTGTCAGATAACGGCATACCGTTTCCCGGAGCCAAAACAAACCTGTACGAGCCGGGGATTCACCTCCCCTGTATTGTCCGCAATCCCTACTCCGGCCGGAGAGACGCGTCCTGCGACGCGATGGTCACCTGGGCCGACATCACCCCCACGATCCTTGACTTCGCGCAAGTACGGCCAGACGCCGAATCCCACGGACGCTCCTTTCTTTCGGCCATCGAAGAAGACAACCCCAAAGACTGGGACGAAACATACGCTTCCCACACCTTTCACGAAGTCACCATGTACTACCCGATGCGCATGGTCCGAACGCGAAAATACAAGCTCATCTGGAACATTGCGCACGGCCTGGAATTTCCATTCGCGTCCGACCTCTACGGTTCCAAGACCTGGCAAGCCGTCCTGAGCAGACACGAAACCCACTACGGTCCCCGGTCCGTTGAAGCCTTGCTGAAACGTCCCGCCTTCGAACTCTACGACCTTGAATCCGATCCAAACGAGACAAACAACCTCGCAGACGACCCCGCCCACGCCGAAGTCCTCGCTGATCTCAAATCAAAACTCAAATCCTTTCAAGAGCGCACACGAGACCCCTGGATTCTGAAGTGGGAGAGGGAATAGCCCGCTTAGGCAATACAAACGGAATCCAAAGATAGTCACACGTGAAGCGAACGCCGTAAATGCCGATGCGCTGTTTCATCGCGTATGTCTTCCGAAACCAGGGACTGACGCAAACGAAGCGACCGCCGGGAACGCAGACGTGGCTATCCCTCCATTCGGAACAATCTGTGAAATCGGCTTCATCTGTGGACGAACTCTTCAACTCCCAGAGACGAGGCAACGTATCAAGATCTTCATCCACAGATTCCGCAGATGAAATCTCGCATTCGTAGCGTCCGGTCTCCGCCGACACACCTGTCGGCCGCCGGGCGTCTTCAACTTGTGTCCCAGCCGCCCCCGGCTACGGTCGAGCTCTATCCATCAAGTGTCGACTTCCCTGATTCGCATTCAGTAGCGCCGACCTCGCCGAGGCGGCGACGCGTATGCGTTGATCGTTGAACCTCCGAATACTCTGCGTATCCCACTACACCACTCGCCGCTCGCCGAAACAAGGGACTGACACAAGCGAAGCGA
This sequence is a window from Candidatus Hydrogenedentota bacterium. Protein-coding genes within it:
- a CDS encoding 4'-phosphopantetheinyl transferase superfamily protein, with protein sequence MHIDDTWQQPPNELTLVVGDVHVWRVVFERFTARQDSFLSVLNEDERERADRFHFESGRSQYVVTRAALRMTLSRYTGIEAQSLEFEYSTHGKPSLKGDGPPQFNVAHSGGLALIAVTKEGLIGVDVEARRRDFAGQRIANRFFSAREAGALRNLPTDQQEQGFLNCWTRKEAYIKARGEGLSCPLDSFDVTLAPGEPARLLNVKGDPNEAANWNLCALPMDDGIAAAVALRGPLENVCCWDWTDST
- a CDS encoding alpha-L-fucosidase, which translates into the protein MLNRIRRDLFCLASLAIVASMILTGASHAQEETKEQRDARMAWWREAKFGMFIHWGLYAVPAGVWKGKPVESAGEWIMFNGKIPVADYEPLIHEFNPVKFNADEWAKLAKDAGMKYVVITSKHHDGFCLFDSALTDYDVMSTPFKRDIMKELSDAVRREDMTMCWYHSILDWHHPDYLPRGEGSPRPWDTRPKDGADLNRYIDYMEGQLKELLTKYGPIGIIWFDGGWEHKPDELRSNEVVSMIRGIQPNIIINNRIQIPQDYDTPEQYIPPTGIPNRDWEVCMTMNDTWGYKSGDANWKSKEDLIRKLIDIVSKGGNFLLNVGPTAEGLIPEASVERLKAMGDWMRVNGESIYGTTASPFRRLPWGRCTSKPGVLYLHVFDWPSSGELVVPGLTNAVKKADLLSDSEHAPLKTVKGDDRVTVHVPAAAPDAIASVVALEIEGTPSVVESPILAGTNGEFVLHAVDATIHGDTARYQTDGHKVDDIGFWTNPADTVNWTIEIEKAGSFGIELTYSCENSAAGSQFAILLDDQQVAEGSVAGTGTWKDYKAVALGKTDIPAGKHTITIKPEKMASYAVMNAQSIRLKPE
- a CDS encoding VOC family protein, with protein sequence MPRLEGILETCVYAADLEAAEHFYCDVIGLEVYAKMEGRHVFFRCGKGMFLVFNPEATSVEGTPFPVHGATGPGHAAFEVKPEALESWRVRLSEAGVRIETEIDWPNGGHSIYFRDPAGNSIELATRQTWS
- a CDS encoding HAD family hydrolase; its protein translation is MTTQYIPGTDIRILRETKRGKFKYGLFDFDGTVSLLREGWQQVMGPLCVEMICGDHPHTPEIEKAVEDYIAESTGINTILQMEHLVKMVRDYGFVPEEKILDAHGYKAIYNDRLMVRVKERIARLQTGDLPVGEVVVKGSLEFVKALYDRGLEMYIFSGTDIEDVQNESRLVGAAQYFTEIWGALRTYQESNKEKIIKNIIAQHDLHGTEVLVVGDGPVEIRLAHEHGCVSVGVCSDELRGYGWNEEKVDRLTKAGADILVSDFSEVEPLIEYLFPS
- a CDS encoding adenine phosphoribosyltransferase, yielding MDLVPLIRNVPDFPKPGIQFKDVTTLLQYPEAFKYIIDGWKKRYGGKGITAIVGAEARGFIFGAALAYAMDVPFVPARKKGKLPADTICEEYELEYGTAVLEIHADALKKGDRTILIDDLLATGGTMKAVANMVERLGAEIVEIAFVIELLPLGGRERLSGYPVHALVEIVVDE
- a CDS encoding RNA polymerase sigma factor RpoD/SigA, encoding MADTRETGLSAYLAEISRIPLLSASEEIRLAEAAQRGEGEARKKLIVSNLRLVVSIAKKYLYYGLQLQDLIEEGNLGLMKAVDRYDPGRGCKFSTYATWWIRQAITRALSNYGRTVRIPVYVTDNVSRYKKTAEELYIRTGKRPDPEEIATAMGIKVAEARKLQSFVDDISPLDNLETTSDDNGRGIPENMEPRRMDDAIAQIELDQQLEEIMKQLTPREQNIIRYRYGLMDGRAHTLEQTGRRFNLTRERIRQIENDVMRRLRKFVGERAEDFGP
- a CDS encoding MFS transporter; the encoded protein is MSKSNGGTEGVGASHYLVLIAAFLGWLFDGFEMGLFPLVARPALQSMFQSAVGSENVDAFVGQWMGYITALFLLGAAFGGLVFGYLGDRIGRVRALSLSILTYSVCTGLGYFATEPWHLGLFRVIAALGMGGEWSLGVALVMECWPERLRPLMAGLIGAAANVGYLLVAFLGHVVPITPTSWRWVWLVGVLPALIVFFIVKAVPESERWKASVKQGPSAPLRDVFSGAHLLNTILGILIASVALIGTWASVQWIPVWVDKMVGSAYPEAKAQVAMCSAFGAIFGGLVGPLIGGYIGRRPAYTLLCLSSLLACAFLFRGGLEFGYLFMFVVILVGMTTASFYGWFPLYLPELFPTRMRATGQGICFNAGRVFAALGAVFAGQLVGYFDGDYAKMGSVITLVYVVGMLIIWLAPETKGKPLPE
- a CDS encoding alpha/beta hydrolase — translated: MLSAPDAPAKPDVFDRVRHDYADNNGVRIHFASLGEGPLIIMIHGFPDFWYSWRYQMDALADRFQVVAMDLRGYNLSDKPEGVDNYAMPLLVGDVLAVMQKAGKDKAIVVGHDWGGAVAWGVAMMYPDKVEKLVVCDLPHPRGFRRELANNPKQQRNSAYARTFQKEGAESMLTPESLADIVGTMDDATRARYIEAFSKSDIAAMLNYYKANYPYEPYTEDTSPLVKVKPPVLMFHGLRDWALLPSMLNDTWEWLEKPLTLVTVPDAGHWVQHDARDLVSNTMRWWLTQP
- a CDS encoding sulfatase yields the protein MTAGAGSVSLLAAKGAHAQEQPRKRNVLLYVTDDQGTGDAGCYGSRIAKTPGMDALAREGVRMNSAYCTTPSCSPSRSVLLTGLHNHANGQYGLEHSYHHFASFPNIKTLPVLLAGAGYRTASAGKFHVAPKDTYQFQQYIGGPSPSEMADNCLPFLAARDEAPFFLYFCTTEPHRNFKRDGADPVRPENVVVPAFLPDTPETRLELAAYYASLQRADSGLVRLIKILHDTGHWEDTLIICLSDNGIPFPGAKTNLYEPGIHLPCIVRNPYSGRRDASCDAMVTWADITPTILDFAQVRPDAESHGRSFLSAIEEDNPKDWDETYASHTFHEVTMYYPMRMVRTRKYKLIWNIAHGLEFPFASDLYGSKTWQAVLSRHETHYGPRSVEALLKRPAFELYDLESDPNETNNLADDPAHAEVLADLKSKLKSFQERTRDPWILKWERE